A region of Nitrospirota bacterium DNA encodes the following proteins:
- a CDS encoding STAS domain-containing protein, with product MNCEGGLNADRAQTLRDALMVCIENADHVVVNCGDVKTIDSQCIQIFCTAHRMAVRAAKKLIITGIAPDLSPSPQEISSLCLSRSAIGCNDTCIWIPR from the coding sequence CTGAACTGCGAGGGCGGACTTAATGCTGATCGGGCGCAGACGCTGCGGGACGCTCTCATGGTCTGCATAGAGAATGCAGATCATGTGGTAGTTAACTGCGGTGATGTAAAGACAATCGACAGCCAATGCATACAGATCTTCTGCACAGCTCACAGAATGGCAGTGAGAGCTGCCAAAAAGCTGATAATCACCGGCATAGCCCCTGATCTTTCACCGTCACCGCAGGAGATCAGCAGTCTCTGTCTGTCGCGCTCAGCCATCGGCTGCAACGACACCTGTATCTGGATCCCACGGTAG
- a CDS encoding sigma-54-dependent Fis family transcriptional regulator translates to MQQTRYPEHPILLVDDEPMILLSFGTILRKSGINNFQTIEDSREVLPALDDQPVSAVVLDLSMPHVSGVELLEKINQSYPDILIIVVTATDDIETAVACMRSGAFDYLVKPVDMNRFLSSIRKALDISSLMNEVSSLKQHLLTDSLEHETAFSPIVTESKKIRSLFHYAEAIAPSPQPVFITGETGTGKELFARAIHDASCRKGAFVALNISGLDDTMFSDTLFGHKKGAYTGADTSREGQIAQAAGGTLFLDEIGDLSETSQVKLLRLLQEKQYAPLGSDILKQSDARVIVATNLDIQQLINSGRFRKDLYFRLRTHHIHIPPLRERLEDIQDLLEHFIKQAAELLKKHQPSYPRELLTLLSTYQFPGNVRELEAMVFDAVTRHRIGKLSLESFRETIQHDQELHPLVLSADDEAAILLTKLFGRFPSLREAEDHLVAEAVRLSDNNQGIAASLLGISRQALNKRLSKKKTR, encoded by the coding sequence ATGCAACAGACCAGATACCCTGAACACCCGATTTTACTGGTAGACGACGAGCCGATGATCCTTCTCAGCTTCGGCACGATCCTGCGCAAGTCCGGCATCAACAATTTTCAGACCATAGAGGACAGCAGGGAGGTTTTGCCGGCACTTGACGATCAGCCGGTGTCAGCAGTCGTGCTTGACCTGAGCATGCCCCACGTCTCAGGGGTTGAACTGCTTGAGAAGATCAATCAAAGCTATCCCGATATTCTGATCATTGTGGTCACTGCAACAGACGATATCGAAACAGCAGTTGCATGCATGAGGTCCGGGGCCTTTGACTACCTCGTCAAACCGGTAGACATGAACCGTTTTCTCTCAAGCATCCGGAAGGCCCTTGATATCTCATCGCTCATGAACGAGGTATCGTCTCTCAAGCAGCATCTCCTGACCGACAGCCTTGAGCATGAGACGGCTTTTTCTCCTATCGTTACTGAAAGCAAGAAGATACGCAGCCTTTTTCATTATGCTGAGGCGATTGCCCCATCACCGCAGCCTGTGTTCATAACCGGAGAAACAGGAACCGGCAAGGAACTTTTTGCCCGAGCCATTCATGACGCCAGCTGCAGAAAGGGAGCTTTTGTCGCCCTGAATATTTCCGGTCTCGATGACACTATGTTCTCTGACACGCTATTCGGGCATAAGAAAGGGGCCTATACAGGAGCAGATACATCCCGCGAGGGTCAGATAGCGCAGGCAGCAGGGGGAACCCTGTTTCTTGACGAAATCGGCGACCTCAGCGAAACATCACAGGTAAAGCTGCTGAGACTGCTTCAGGAGAAACAGTATGCGCCTCTCGGTTCTGATATCCTCAAACAGAGTGATGCACGGGTCATCGTTGCAACGAACCTTGACATACAGCAGCTTATAAACAGCGGAAGATTCAGAAAGGACCTATACTTCAGGCTCCGCACCCACCATATCCATATTCCGCCGCTGAGAGAGAGGCTTGAGGATATACAGGATCTATTGGAGCACTTTATTAAACAGGCGGCTGAATTACTCAAGAAACATCAGCCTTCCTACCCGAGAGAACTGCTCACACTTCTGTCCACCTATCAGTTCCCTGGCAATGTGCGTGAACTCGAAGCCATGGTATTTGATGCAGTCACCCGCCACAGGATAGGAAAGCTCTCCCTGGAGAGCTTCAGGGAGACGATCCAGCATGATCAGGAACTGCATCCGCTCGTGTTGTCTGCAGATGACGAAGCAGCGATCCTGCTGACAAAACTGTTCGGCAGATTCCCTTCCCTGAGGGAAGCTGAGGATCACCTTGTAGCAGAAGCGGTCAGGCTTTCTGATAACAATCAGGGAATTGCCGCGTCACTTCTCGGCATCAGCCGTCAGGCACTCAATAAAAGACTGAGCAAGAAAAAAACCCGGTAG
- a CDS encoding PAS domain-containing sensor histidine kinase, with the protein MPGELDQFMAKLRSRYASGRFHVAQIPTRKKDGATIITSIWGNAVKLEKSEVLFCSFRNITDRLRLEEEARLLQAKLIQMNKMSSLGMLVSGIAHEINNPNHFILANAQMVSDAWKDAANVLADHYREHGDFPLGGVPYTEMRYIMPRLLTAMSEGSERIRSIIDNLKDFSRLGRSALDAAVDINEVMAAAAALLGSQTEKFTDHFEVRENADLPLVKGNKQQLEQVVINLIMNALQSLRNRSSKVIVSSGHGKEADMILIEVKDEGVGMTQEVLSHIVEPFYTTRIDEGGTGLGLSISYSIIREHQGTLTFFSEPGSGTTATISLPAYQSTTERNTHATDQIP; encoded by the coding sequence ATGCCGGGGGAACTGGACCAGTTCATGGCCAAACTGCGCAGCAGATATGCCTCGGGAAGATTTCATGTTGCCCAGATCCCGACCAGGAAAAAAGACGGGGCAACGATCATTACCTCGATCTGGGGTAATGCCGTCAAGCTTGAAAAGAGCGAAGTTCTCTTCTGTTCCTTCCGCAATATTACCGACCGGCTTCGATTGGAAGAAGAAGCCAGGCTGCTTCAGGCAAAGCTTATCCAGATGAACAAGATGTCATCCCTCGGCATGCTCGTCTCCGGCATTGCGCATGAGATCAACAATCCGAACCATTTTATTTTGGCGAATGCACAGATGGTTTCCGATGCATGGAAAGATGCAGCTAACGTGCTTGCAGATCACTATCGCGAACACGGCGACTTTCCTCTGGGAGGCGTGCCCTACACTGAAATGCGCTATATCATGCCCCGGCTTCTCACGGCAATGTCTGAAGGATCAGAACGTATCCGGAGCATCATTGACAATCTGAAAGATTTTTCCAGGCTGGGCAGGTCAGCACTCGACGCGGCTGTTGACATCAATGAGGTAATGGCTGCCGCAGCCGCGTTGCTGGGCAGCCAGACAGAAAAGTTCACTGACCATTTTGAGGTGAGAGAAAACGCTGATCTTCCGTTGGTAAAGGGCAACAAACAGCAGCTGGAGCAGGTGGTCATAAATCTTATTATGAACGCACTTCAGTCTCTACGAAACAGGAGCTCAAAGGTCATCGTATCGAGCGGTCACGGGAAAGAAGCAGACATGATCCTGATCGAGGTCAAAGACGAAGGCGTCGGCATGACGCAGGAAGTGCTCAGCCATATTGTTGAGCCGTTCTATACAACAAGGATCGATGAAGGCGGCACCGGCCTCGGCCTCTCGATCTCCTATTCTATTATCAGGGAACATCAGGGAACCCTGACCTTTTTTTCAGAGCCCGGATCAGGCACGACCGCAACCATCTCCCTCCCGGCATACCAAAGCACCACGGAAAGGAATACCCATGCAACAGACCAGATACCCTGA
- the pilO gene encoding type 4a pilus biogenesis protein PilO translates to MNRKKYILLAAALVMTLLLFQTYVVAPKSETMRDEIQVKSATLQKYETYLEGSSITNAEIRTAGEEMKAVEKKLVMESSEFLAAARVQKELAELTQNAGLNLQTIRPLNTVKAKGFFFIPVYFEGSGTIKQIGDFLNEVEKHTMLLKVEKLSVNVTNIQNPRELRFKMQISGLGKL, encoded by the coding sequence ATGAACAGAAAAAAATATATTCTGCTTGCCGCGGCGCTGGTTATGACGCTGCTTCTTTTTCAGACATACGTGGTGGCTCCAAAATCCGAAACCATGCGCGATGAGATTCAGGTCAAATCGGCCACCTTGCAGAAATACGAAACCTATCTGGAGGGATCGTCCATCACCAATGCCGAGATCAGGACGGCCGGGGAAGAAATGAAGGCTGTTGAAAAGAAACTGGTGATGGAATCATCTGAATTTCTTGCAGCCGCACGTGTTCAGAAGGAACTTGCAGAACTCACGCAGAATGCAGGCCTGAACCTGCAGACCATCAGACCGCTCAATACCGTGAAGGCAAAGGGCTTTTTCTTCATCCCGGTCTATTTTGAGGGAAGCGGAACGATCAAGCAGATAGGCGATTTTTTGAATGAGGTCGAGAAGCACACCATGCTGCTGAAGGTAGAGAAACTGTCTGTTAATGTGACAAACATACAGAACCCCAGAGAGCTGCGGTTTAAGATGCAGATATCGGGTTTGGGTAAATTATGA
- the fdnG gene encoding formate dehydrogenase-N subunit alpha: protein MSLSRRDFLKLSGGTAVAGAVGAGITPQEASAEVQVPEARIKGATETKTICPFCSVGCGILVHTKDGKVISSEGDPDHPISEGSLCAKGASLYQMANNPARVTKPLYRAAGADKWKEVEWDWALDEIAKKVKETRDKTFKFLSKSKIKEKQPDGTEKEVEKEFTVNRTDAIAHVGSAALDNEECYILQKWLRSLGLVYIEHQARIUHSATVAALGESYGRGAMTNHWIDLKNADVVLVMGGNPAENHPISMKWIMKAREKGGKLIVVDPRFTRTASKADIYASLRSGTDIAFLGGMIKYILDNNLYFREYVVNYTNASYLINSDFKMPGQLNGVFSGYDEKARKYDKKSWSIQMDDKGLPKRDMTLKDPNCVFQLLKKHYSRYTLDKVSAITGTPKDKLTEVYKVYGSTGRPNRVGTECYAMGWTQHTVGTQNIRTMAIIQLLLGNIGMAGGGVNALRGESNVQGSTDYGLLFHILPGYVPVPTATAVDLKTYIEKNTPKTKDPKSVNWWGNRPKYITSYLKAIYGDHATKDNDFGYAWLPKIDEGMNASWLMLFDQMFKGKFEGFFAWGQNPACSGANANKTRKAMAKLKWMVNVNLFDNETASFWRGPGMVPKDIQTEVFMLPCSSSVEKEGSITNSGRWAQWRYAAVNPAGQSKPDGEIINELHHRVKKLYQTKGGKFPEPVIKTTWNYKSKAKEFDVHLVAKEINGYYLDDIFDKTKTPPAPVGKKGELATNFVSLQADGTTSCGCWIYSGSYTQKEGKVINMMARRGKTDPTGLGLFPEWSFAWPVNRRIIYNRASVDMTGKPWDPKRAVVKWNPNKLDPKTNKVAPGWDGDVPDGPAPPMADEKGKNPFIMRADGMGALFGPGLADGPFPEHYEALECPLQENLMSKTKINPAVKLFHDGKSGAAEDIFYSCDTRYPFVASTYRMTEHWQTGVLTRHMPWLLETAPQLFVELSEELAKEKSISAGERVIVRSGRGEVNAVAMVTKRLKPFKIAGSTVHQVGLPYHFGWQYPEDGSAGESANLLTPTIGDANTMIPESKAFMVNIEKAKA from the coding sequence ATGAGTTTATCGAGAAGAGACTTTCTTAAGCTTTCAGGGGGTACGGCTGTGGCAGGAGCCGTGGGGGCGGGAATTACGCCTCAGGAGGCATCTGCTGAGGTTCAGGTGCCTGAGGCACGCATCAAGGGTGCAACAGAAACGAAGACGATCTGTCCATTCTGCTCGGTCGGCTGCGGTATCCTGGTGCATACAAAAGACGGCAAGGTGATAAGTTCCGAGGGCGATCCTGATCATCCGATCAGTGAGGGCTCTCTCTGCGCAAAGGGTGCATCACTATACCAAATGGCGAACAACCCGGCTCGTGTTACAAAACCGCTTTATCGCGCAGCAGGCGCTGACAAGTGGAAGGAGGTGGAGTGGGACTGGGCACTCGACGAGATAGCAAAGAAGGTCAAAGAGACGCGTGACAAGACCTTCAAGTTCCTCTCCAAATCAAAGATCAAGGAGAAGCAGCCTGACGGGACCGAAAAAGAGGTGGAAAAGGAGTTTACGGTAAACAGGACAGACGCCATTGCGCATGTCGGAAGTGCTGCCCTTGATAATGAAGAATGCTACATCCTGCAGAAATGGCTCCGCTCCCTGGGGCTTGTCTATATAGAACATCAGGCCCGAATATGACACTCCGCTACTGTTGCGGCTCTGGGAGAGTCGTATGGTCGCGGTGCAATGACGAATCACTGGATAGATCTCAAAAATGCTGATGTTGTTCTGGTGATGGGAGGCAACCCTGCCGAAAATCATCCCATCTCGATGAAATGGATCATGAAGGCAAGAGAAAAAGGCGGCAAGCTCATTGTCGTTGATCCCCGTTTTACCCGCACTGCTTCAAAGGCGGACATCTATGCTTCGCTTCGCTCGGGAACAGACATAGCGTTTCTTGGGGGCATGATCAAATATATCCTCGACAACAATCTTTATTTCAGGGAGTACGTTGTCAATTATACAAACGCATCCTACCTGATAAACTCTGACTTCAAGATGCCGGGCCAGCTTAACGGGGTCTTCTCGGGATATGATGAGAAGGCAAGGAAGTATGACAAGAAGAGCTGGTCCATCCAGATGGATGATAAGGGACTCCCAAAGAGAGATATGACCCTCAAGGATCCGAACTGCGTATTCCAGCTCCTGAAAAAGCATTATTCACGTTATACGCTCGACAAGGTCTCTGCCATTACCGGCACGCCGAAGGATAAGCTGACAGAGGTTTACAAGGTGTACGGCTCCACAGGCAGACCGAACAGGGTCGGCACTGAGTGTTATGCCATGGGCTGGACCCAGCATACGGTTGGTACGCAGAACATCAGGACCATGGCGATCATTCAGCTTTTGCTCGGCAATATCGGCATGGCAGGCGGCGGTGTGAATGCCCTCAGAGGTGAGTCGAATGTTCAGGGATCTACTGACTACGGGCTCCTCTTCCATATCCTGCCGGGATATGTGCCGGTTCCGACGGCTACGGCAGTTGACCTCAAGACGTATATTGAAAAGAACACACCCAAGACCAAGGATCCCAAGAGCGTCAACTGGTGGGGCAACCGGCCCAAGTATATCACCAGCTATCTTAAGGCCATTTATGGTGATCATGCCACAAAGGATAATGACTTCGGTTATGCCTGGCTGCCCAAGATCGATGAGGGGATGAATGCATCCTGGCTCATGCTCTTTGACCAGATGTTCAAGGGTAAGTTCGAGGGTTTCTTTGCCTGGGGTCAGAACCCTGCCTGCTCAGGCGCCAATGCGAACAAGACCCGTAAGGCAATGGCAAAGCTCAAATGGATGGTGAACGTAAATCTGTTTGATAATGAGACCGCATCCTTCTGGAGAGGTCCGGGTATGGTTCCGAAGGATATCCAGACCGAGGTCTTCATGCTGCCCTGCTCTTCATCAGTCGAAAAGGAAGGGAGCATCACAAACTCAGGCCGCTGGGCTCAGTGGCGGTATGCTGCGGTTAACCCGGCCGGGCAGTCAAAGCCTGATGGCGAGATCATTAATGAACTTCACCACAGGGTAAAGAAACTGTATCAGACAAAGGGTGGAAAATTTCCGGAGCCTGTAATAAAGACCACCTGGAACTATAAGTCCAAGGCAAAGGAGTTTGATGTCCATCTTGTGGCAAAAGAGATCAACGGTTACTATCTGGACGATATTTTTGACAAGACAAAGACGCCGCCTGCTCCTGTTGGCAAGAAGGGAGAACTGGCAACGAACTTTGTAAGCCTTCAGGCTGACGGTACTACCTCCTGCGGCTGCTGGATCTACAGTGGCAGCTATACGCAGAAGGAGGGCAAAGTGATCAACATGATGGCCAGAAGAGGCAAGACTGACCCGACAGGTCTCGGACTCTTCCCTGAGTGGTCTTTTGCATGGCCGGTGAACAGGAGGATCATCTATAACCGCGCATCGGTCGATATGACCGGAAAGCCATGGGACCCGAAACGCGCAGTTGTCAAATGGAATCCCAATAAGCTGGATCCGAAGACCAATAAGGTTGCTCCCGGATGGGACGGCGATGTGCCGGACGGGCCTGCTCCTCCTATGGCGGACGAGAAGGGGAAGAATCCGTTCATCATGCGGGCTGATGGCATGGGTGCCCTTTTCGGCCCCGGCCTTGCTGACGGTCCATTCCCTGAGCATTATGAAGCGCTCGAATGCCCGCTCCAGGAAAACCTGATGTCCAAGACCAAGATAAACCCTGCGGTAAAGCTGTTCCATGACGGGAAGAGCGGTGCTGCCGAGGATATCTTCTATTCCTGCGATACGCGGTATCCGTTCGTTGCTTCCACCTACCGCATGACCGAGCATTGGCAGACCGGCGTTCTGACGCGCCATATGCCCTGGCTTCTTGAGACGGCGCCCCAGCTTTTTGTCGAGCTGAGCGAGGAACTTGCAAAAGAAAAGAGCATCAGTGCAGGAGAACGGGTGATCGTGAGATCAGGCCGCGGAGAGGTAAATGCCGTTGCCATGGTGACGAAAAGGCTGAAGCCCTTTAAAATCGCAGGCTCTACTGTTCACCAGGTCGGTTTACCGTATCACTTCGGGTGGCAGTATCCGGAGGACGGCAGCGCGGGAGAGTCGGCGAATCTTCTGACGCCGACGATCGGGGATGCAAATACCATGATCCCGGAGTCCAAGGCCTTTATGGTCAATATCGAAAAGGCAAAGGCATAG
- a CDS encoding PilN domain-containing protein produces the protein MSRLLGLDIDSKYIRMSVADRQLKRITYLRSEGISLPADRAEGNNALSEALQKWKSAYDPSGVVVGLSLQLFTCKLLDMPVMGREDMRRALLFELEKHLPLAVDEYLFDFLMIRTDKGMKTLVFSIKKETVSAVVKLIIAAGLEVLSVRCRVMDVLNSMLGVSGEKNMKGIFILATDSGYEMTGIEDSLPHAMKRISGGTDLAETLETFRKSYPGKVFCSGTVDQLVAERFAMTKSQITVPNALIFSFVQRTRLNLEFIPQELIREKKDLYPYIIGGLATAALCLYLLTGFVAYAKDARALRRVESRIETIKSQASGVIEARKKLEALQDDRKTLLTFQARSNMAIKVLKDLTVAVPDNAWIINLVIDEKGLVEIEGFSRKTSDLVTALDKSNLFKNIAFAAPILSRDGEERFSLKFEVREP, from the coding sequence GTGTCGAGACTGTTAGGACTTGACATAGACAGTAAATATATACGCATGTCTGTTGCCGACAGGCAGCTGAAGCGCATTACCTATCTGCGTTCGGAGGGTATCAGTCTTCCTGCGGACAGGGCGGAGGGGAATAATGCGCTTTCAGAAGCGCTTCAGAAGTGGAAAAGTGCCTATGACCCTTCAGGTGTCGTTGTAGGGCTTTCGCTGCAGCTTTTCACCTGCAAGCTCCTTGATATGCCGGTTATGGGCAGGGAGGATATGAGAAGGGCTCTGCTCTTTGAACTTGAAAAACACCTGCCGCTTGCTGTTGATGAATACCTCTTTGATTTCCTCATGATCAGGACAGACAAGGGCATGAAAACCCTTGTCTTCTCGATAAAGAAAGAAACGGTCAGTGCAGTCGTGAAACTGATCATTGCTGCCGGACTGGAAGTCCTTTCTGTCCGCTGCCGGGTAATGGATGTGCTGAACAGCATGCTCGGGGTCAGCGGGGAGAAGAATATGAAGGGTATCTTTATTCTGGCGACGGACAGCGGCTATGAAATGACAGGCATTGAGGATTCCCTTCCTCATGCGATGAAGAGAATTTCTGGAGGCACTGACCTTGCCGAAACCCTCGAGACCTTTAGAAAATCCTATCCTGGAAAGGTCTTCTGTTCGGGGACGGTTGATCAACTGGTTGCTGAGCGTTTTGCCATGACGAAATCACAGATTACGGTGCCGAATGCGCTGATCTTTTCCTTTGTCCAGAGAACACGGCTGAATCTTGAATTCATCCCGCAGGAGTTGATCAGGGAGAAAAAAGATCTTTATCCGTATATCATCGGAGGTCTGGCAACAGCAGCTCTCTGTCTGTATTTGCTGACAGGCTTTGTTGCCTATGCCAAGGATGCCCGCGCGCTCCGCAGGGTCGAGTCGCGGATCGAAACTATCAAGAGCCAGGCCTCTGGCGTCATTGAAGCCCGAAAGAAGCTTGAAGCGCTTCAGGATGACAGGAAGACTCTCCTCACCTTTCAGGCCCGTTCCAATATGGCGATCAAAGTGTTGAAGGACCTGACAGTGGCAGTTCCCGATAACGCATGGATCATCAATCTCGTCATCGATGAAAAGGGGCTTGTGGAGATAGAGGGTTTTTCGAGAAAGACCTCGGACCTGGTCACGGCATTAGACAAATCGAACCTTTTTAAAAATATCGCTTTTGCTGCCCCGATCTTATCACGCGACGGCGAAGAGCGGTTTTCTCTCAAGTTTGAGGTCAGGGAGCCATGA
- a CDS encoding PAS domain S-box protein produces the protein MSTRTHTAQNQVLRRLRAINLWHLALITVLAEIVTAFMNTMMGILWWGSVSYDLIQIGTVDAFVASLVVGTIVLYIIERLRETDRKYRDLVEHANSIILRMDADSNITFFNEFAEQFFGFSKEQVLGRSVIGTIVPEKESTGRDLKFMIRDICTNTEKYISNVNENMRSSGELVWISWTNKPLFDQTGSICEILCIGSDITEIREKDAQLREHSHQLEKLISERTAELTALVNKMQFEIKERETTELALRESEERFREIFEQNEDALLILEHATGGIMDANPTAKDIFGYSRQELISGGLP, from the coding sequence ATGTCTACGAGAACTCATACAGCCCAAAACCAGGTCCTGAGGAGGCTTCGGGCCATAAACCTCTGGCACCTTGCCTTGATCACGGTCCTTGCCGAGATTGTCACTGCGTTCATGAATACCATGATGGGGATCCTCTGGTGGGGCAGTGTCTCCTATGACCTCATACAGATCGGGACCGTTGACGCCTTCGTGGCATCACTCGTGGTCGGCACGATCGTGCTGTATATTATCGAGCGCCTTCGTGAAACCGACAGGAAATACCGCGATCTCGTGGAGCACGCCAACAGCATCATCCTCAGGATGGACGCAGACAGCAATATCACCTTTTTCAATGAATTTGCCGAGCAGTTCTTCGGCTTCTCCAAGGAGCAGGTACTCGGCCGGAGCGTTATCGGGACAATCGTTCCGGAAAAAGAGAGCACCGGCCGCGATCTGAAATTCATGATCCGGGACATCTGTACGAACACGGAAAAATATATTTCTAACGTAAATGAAAATATGCGCAGCAGCGGAGAGTTGGTCTGGATATCCTGGACAAACAAGCCGCTGTTTGACCAGACAGGCAGCATCTGCGAGATCCTCTGTATCGGCAGCGACATTACCGAAATAAGGGAAAAAGATGCGCAGCTGCGGGAACACAGCCATCAGCTTGAAAAACTGATTTCTGAGAGGACAGCAGAACTGACCGCACTGGTAAATAAAATGCAGTTTGAGATCAAAGAGCGGGAAACGACAGAACTGGCCCTCCGCGAAAGTGAGGAAAGATTTCGTGAGATATTTGAGCAGAATGAGGATGCTCTGCTTATCCTTGAACACGCAACAGGCGGGATCATGGATGCAAATCCGACAGCAAAAGACATTTTCGGATACTCACGGCAGGAGCTCATCTCCGGAGGTCTCCCCTGA
- a CDS encoding type II toxin-antitoxin system Phd/YefM family antitoxin produces MKFVSMRELQKEASAIVGLAEKGEDIIITKHGKPAAVIYPLNEGDMEDYLIEHSPSIRKKIEAGVKDARAGRVTSIEDLLKTKRTIKHARAKA; encoded by the coding sequence ATGAAATTTGTATCGATGCGTGAGCTGCAGAAAGAAGCATCTGCAATTGTGGGTCTGGCTGAAAAAGGCGAGGATATAATTATCACCAAACACGGCAAGCCTGCTGCGGTGATCTATCCCCTCAATGAAGGCGATATGGAAGACTACCTGATCGAGCATAGCCCCTCGATCAGAAAAAAGATTGAGGCAGGGGTGAAAGACGCCAGGGCTGGCCGGGTGACATCGATCGAGGATCTGTTAAAGACAAAAAGGACCATAAAACATGCCAGGGCCAAAGCATAA
- a CDS encoding histone deacetylase, which translates to MKKVGFFYDDVFLLHEMPLGHPESKDRLIAINERLRQSVHWDALDHYKPQKATEDDILAVHTASYFSEMLHFTGYFDPDTYVSPRSVEAALFAAGAVTEAIDQCKAGEIERAFCAVRPPGHHAEADRAMGFCIFNNVAVGARYAQRIGYNKVFIIDFDVHHGNGTQHIFEEDDTVYYFSTHQFPHYPGTGSDAERGKGKGRGFTYNIPMQHGSGDKDFFHAYQDILPGLVSNFKPDIVLVSAGYDLHAADPLAGLRVTNEGIRTIVRGILSSKQGIPYIFCLEGGYNLYSLSESVLITIEELLTYE; encoded by the coding sequence ATGAAAAAAGTCGGTTTTTTTTACGATGATGTTTTTCTACTGCACGAAATGCCCTTAGGTCATCCCGAATCAAAGGACCGCCTCATTGCTATCAACGAGAGATTAAGACAGTCTGTGCATTGGGACGCCCTCGATCATTATAAACCACAAAAAGCAACTGAAGATGATATTCTCGCTGTACATACCGCATCCTATTTTTCTGAGATGCTGCATTTCACCGGTTATTTTGATCCGGACACCTATGTTTCACCGCGCTCAGTGGAAGCAGCCCTCTTTGCCGCAGGCGCAGTAACTGAAGCAATTGACCAATGCAAGGCCGGCGAAATAGAAAGGGCGTTCTGCGCCGTGAGGCCCCCGGGCCATCATGCTGAAGCAGACAGGGCAATGGGATTCTGCATCTTTAATAATGTAGCTGTCGGAGCGCGCTACGCACAGAGGATAGGCTACAACAAGGTGTTTATCATCGATTTTGACGTGCATCATGGCAATGGCACCCAGCATATATTTGAGGAAGATGACACGGTCTATTACTTCAGCACGCATCAATTTCCCCATTATCCCGGCACCGGCTCCGACGCTGAGCGGGGAAAAGGAAAAGGCAGGGGGTTTACCTACAATATCCCCATGCAGCACGGCTCGGGTGACAAGGACTTCTTTCATGCATACCAGGATATCCTTCCCGGGCTTGTGTCGAATTTTAAGCCTGACATTGTGCTGGTCTCTGCGGGTTATGACCTGCATGCGGCCGATCCGCTTGCTGGTCTGCGGGTGACGAATGAGGGAATCAGAACAATTGTACGCGGGATACTGTCATCAAAACAGGGCATCCCCTATATCTTCTGTCTTGAAGGGGGGTACAACCTCTATTCGCTCAGCGAATCGGTGTTGATAACAATCGAGGAGTTGCTAACATATGAATAG
- a CDS encoding response regulator, with translation MHQKKEKISVMVIDASAVTRYLLTEILEQAGDIEVIASIHDTADALNKIQNLRPHVVTLDVAKPDLNGFSFLEKLMELHPTPVVIVSATSEYQGDSALRAMQLGAVGYVGKQKSQTWSGILNLADEIVDKVRTASTVQFQGSIPAGGQVPVVNF, from the coding sequence ATGCATCAAAAAAAAGAGAAAATAAGCGTAATGGTCATCGATGCTTCCGCCGTAACACGGTATCTCCTCACTGAAATACTGGAGCAGGCAGGAGACATTGAAGTCATAGCTTCGATCCATGATACTGCCGATGCTCTTAATAAGATCCAGAATCTCAGACCGCATGTAGTAACTCTTGATGTCGCTAAACCGGATCTAAACGGGTTCTCGTTTCTCGAGAAGCTCATGGAACTCCACCCAACCCCCGTGGTTATCGTCAGCGCCACGTCAGAATATCAAGGCGATTCTGCGCTCAGGGCGATGCAGCTTGGAGCAGTCGGATACGTAGGGAAGCAGAAATCGCAAACGTGGAGCGGCATACTGAATCTTGCCGATGAGATCGTCGACAAGGTTAGAACTGCATCAACGGTCCAGTTCCAGGGAAGTATCCCCGCCGGGGGACAGGTCCCAGTCGTAAATTTCTGA
- a CDS encoding type II toxin-antitoxin system RelE/ParE family toxin codes for MPGPKHKVNFTDKALSDIEDFPDVVYERILKGCLRLQVEPSSDGKHVKKLRGYRDTYRLRIGDYRAVFEWQADTVTILRILTRQDFGKKY; via the coding sequence ATGCCAGGGCCAAAGCATAAGGTCAACTTCACTGACAAGGCCCTCAGTGATATCGAAGATTTCCCTGATGTCGTTTATGAGCGGATACTGAAGGGCTGCCTGAGGCTTCAGGTGGAGCCATCGTCGGACGGTAAGCACGTCAAGAAGCTGAGGGGTTACAGGGATACGTACCGGCTCAGAATTGGTGATTATAGGGCGGTCTTCGAATGGCAGGCCGATACCGTAACGATTCTCAGGATACTGACAAGGCAGGACTTCGGGAAGAAATACTGA